The following nucleotide sequence is from Novipirellula galeiformis.
TATACGAACCAAGGCTGGAGAGTGGTCTTCTCCAGCGCCTTCGTTGTATAGCAAATCCACCCGGTAAGATTCGAACCTCAGATCTCCGATTCCGAAGGCGATCTGAGCGTCCGGCAGCAGCACCTCTAAGCCTCAACTGCCATTGAGTTTACATCAGTAAGTGACCAGAGGACACTAACCAGAGGTGACTAGAGGGACACAGCACTTGATTAGGGGCAGTGCCCATGCCCCGTTCGGAATGGAGTTGAGAAATAGGCAGGGGCGGCGCGGATTTTGATCTGGAAGATCAGCTGTTAGCGAGGGCTTTACCGTCGTGATTGAACATTGTGTTGGGATCGGCCGAGCGTTTCGGGGCGACGTGGTTTATCCGACGGTCCGCGCAGGCGAGCCGAGTGTGTTTCGCGACTGCTACTTCCTGGCCTTGGATTGGGTCGGTGACACGACTGCGGTGCTGTTGGGCGGCTGGGAAAAATCGATGCCAGAGCACCCGCACGCGGTTTTCGAAAACGGCACGATGGTGCACCCCGACAATGCCGTGGCCACGTCTTATGCCAGTCATTGTGCACAAGCCCGGTTCAGCAATTGTCGCATGATTGCCTTGAACTTAACGCAGCCAGAGATGGGCGGAAAATCGACCGGCATACTGTGCACACAAGGACACGCTCCTACCGGCCGCTTGCACGTCGATTTAAAAGACTGCCAATTAGCTGGATACAGCCTGTTCACGCCCGGCGCGGACGCCGAAGCGGTGACCTACACAACCGCTGGCAAGGTGACGGTTTATGTGCAGTTCAAGCAGTCCGTGCCGAAAGGATTCGAGCGTCAAGGCCGGTGGCCTGTCGAGTTGTTTTCTCGGATCGCGCCTCCGTCGCAGTAGCCGGCTACCGCGGGGAGCTGGTTTCCGGTCGGCCGCCGCCAACAGTCTGTATTAGTGCATGATTAGTAAAGATTAGTGTTCGGCGCAGCCACGTTTTTGAGGAACACTAATCAACTCTAATATCACACTAATCGGTGTCGCGCCAGAATCGCAACGCCTCCGCCATCGGAAAACGGTAGTTCGACTCAACGTCCGCTCTTCGGCCATCAACGTCCGGTTGTCCGCTCGCATCCGAGTGCCATTGAAGCCGAGCGTCTCCAGCGGAACGTGGCCCAGATCGCGAGCGACCAATACGATCTGGACAAACAGTTCTTTGAGGGCTTCGGAATTCTTCTGCCGGAATTTGCAGATTGTGGTGTGATCGATGGTACGTCCCTCGAGAAGCCAGCGAAAGTTGTTACGGTCTGTGAGCGATTCTTCGAGGGTCCGAGAGGTGCAGATCCGACAGAGAAATCTGCACAAAACGATGCTGGCAATCACGCGTGGATGAATCGGCGGCTGACCGATGTGTCTCTCGGGGATCGCCCGATCCAGTTTTTCCGGGAACAGAACGAGTGGATCGCGACTGAGCGGCGGATGTGCGAAATTAACCATCGAGCATCGCCTGGGCGCCTACCATAACGCAAAAATCAATTCGCGATATACGATTAAATCAACACGCCGGGGAGCCTGGGAACGAGTTGGATACGCAAACGGCAACGCTTATTGTTCCCGCGATCCTCAGGGAGCCCGGCGGCCTGTTTTGTCCTCAACGATGCTCTCTAGCAACTTCAGCGATTCGGCGAGAATTTTTGGTTCGGCAGTCACTTCCAACAAGCTCGAACGCGCTGGCCATGTTTCATAGCCGCCTAGTTCGTGTTGCTTAGGAGGCGGCAGATAGCCGCCATAACCGTTGGCGAGTTCGATGGTGAACGTAGCCGGATGTTGGCTTTGCTGCTTAATCGCCAAGCCGGTCTCGGCAAACACCTCACACGGCACGGCGGCAATCGCAACATCACCAATGCGGATCGCTTGCAGCTTGATTTTCATCGTGCTCGGATATTCGTGTAGATGCAACGCTTCGTCGGCGTAAATTTTAGACCAGCGATGCGGATGCGGACCTGCGGGATTCGCCAACACAGCATTGGCCCAGGCTAAGCGAGCTTCATCGGGTCGGCGCACGGCGAGTTCTAACTCCGATTGGTGCATGTCAAGGGTTACATCGCTGCGGTGCTCAATCGCTTTGATGGCGTGTTCCGTTTCGCTCGCCAGCATGCGGGCGGCAACCGCCATCCATTCAAAGGGCGCATACTGCTTACCGTCGCCTCGAATCACGCTGGTGTTCCCGCTGGTTCCGTTGGACATCATGCCGACAAACGGCGGATGCTCGGTACCAGCATGCATCTTGCTTTGCAGCGCTGTGGCGTAGTGACCGAAGTAATCGGCGCTGACCATACCTCGTTGATAGCCGCCGGTATAATGCACACTGAAATTGCCCAACACTGCCAGCGGGGCACCATCGGCATGACGGATCGAAACAACGGAGAACTGCGGATCGACAGGGCCCGCTGGACCAATCACCGCCGAACTGCGGCCAGCGACCGACTTGATGCGCTCCCCTGCGGTGCCAAACGGATTCACATCCACGCTGCCTGGTTCACACAGAAAACGCCGACATCGCACGAACTCGGGTTTATTGAACGATGCGTGGCCAATTTGTGCCGGGGCAAGGTTCTGCTCGGCTTGCAAAACGGCGTCAGCGATACGACGTGCAAAAAATCGATGATATTCGTCATCGATTGGATCCGTGCCGATATGCGTCACCCGCACAGCGGCGTGGGTATGCGTCGCGGCCATTAACATGCGGTCGGTCGGCAGGCCGCTTTGTTGTTGTACAAGCGACTTAGCCGCGTCGAACACCTCCCGTTCAATCATGCACGCATCGCAAATCACAATCGCCAACCGTGTTGCTCCGTCGTCCAGCACAAGCGCCCGCGCATGCAACCGATCGTGAATGCCGACCACCGGACCATTTTTGCTGATCGCTCCATCCAGCGAGACGCCTGGTTGGGGCGTGACGTCGGCAACCGCTGCGCCGGCGCGAAACTGCGTTTCCCCAGCCACACAAAAGTGGAACACGAACAGGCTTCCAATCAGAGCAAATACACTGCATCGCATCATATACAAACCTATGAGCCTATTCATGTGAAACTTGTTCGTCAGTACGGCGTTGGCGGCAACTACGCAGGCAACACGATCTTAAAACACCGGCCGACAGTAAAAGAAGGGGCGGTGCAATCCTACTACCGGCAACAGAGAGCGGTCAATCAAATTTTTCGGGAAGTGTTTGCTCACAATTTGAATGTCAACTTCACTGGAAATACGACATCTCAATTGAGAACGCCCGCCAACACGACTCCGTTCTCTTGGAAAAACTCATAATAAACGACTCAAACCATCCACCCGGAACCAGGAGCGAGCCATCCCGAAATGGTGGGTTTTCTGAGGCGTTAAGCCCGGCACAACGAGTTTCCGCGCCCGCGCCAACCGGTGGCCGGCCCCGGATTTCCTGCGAGGGGCAGGCCACGTCGACCGCCATCGCCAGCGGTTTAGTCTCGGCATTCCAGAATGCTGAGCACGTCGATGTCGTGGTCCTCGTACCCTTCGATGCCGCGAAACTCCGGTTTGTGCGTCGATCCGTACATCGCCGCAGTCCCGCTGGAGTACACCGATCGTCGATTTTGAGCCACAACAGCATGACTCAGTCCCCAGCTAACCCCAGCGGGCTGGCGGGCGTTCCAGGCATCGACGACCGCGTCGCGGACCTGCTCGACCAGGAAATCCACATAATCGGCCGGCTGCATCACGCCCTCGGCCGGGATCACATACTTGCCCTCAACCATCACCGGTGCGGTTTGCGTGTGAGTAATGTTCACGAATAGTTTTTGCGCATCCACCACAGGGAGTTTCTCCGCGACCGCTTTCCGGATCCGCGACTGCACATCCTCACCAATGACGACAAGATCACAGGAGACCATGATTGCGAGGTCGAGCGTTTTATCGCCGTCGTGAGATTCCGGTACCATCACGTTCGCCGTCACCGGGCTTTCGACATCCTTGGCAATTCGTATGGCAAACTGACCCGAGAGTGCCACGGGTCCTCCCGGCGTAATACTGGTGCGTGCCGCTCCGACTCTCAATTCAACGGCATGGAGAGTCGTAGCTTGGGAACCGCACCACGCGCTCAAACAAACGATCAGTACGACGAACTGGACATGGGTTGGGGGCAATGTGAATCGAGGTTGATTCGGTGTCATCATTGTTCTCTTCATTCTCAAGCGACATCGTCAGAGCCCCAGTGATTGACTTCTCCGATGAGGAAACGAGAAATAGGCACACGCCGCTCGGTTCCCATGAAGAAGTTTCGGTTTTCACATTCATATTCGCAAAAACTAATCATTTAAGGAGGTCAAAGAGGTTGGGAGGAAAGGTGAGTCCCACGTAGACACGTCGGCTTAGGGACAACGAGGGTTGATAATCTACCAAAGTTTCGCGTGGCGTTTGCGCCGTTCCGCAACACAGTAGATGGTATCGGGCTGACGCCCCGGCATTGACAGCGGTCGGCGGAACTAAACCGATTGATGCAGACCGTGGCCATAGGCACGGTGCGATTCCGAGTCGACGTGTGTTCATACGTGAGCAGGAAAGAGATGCAAGGACAACTTGTGATCACTACAATGCTCGGATCCATTCACTACTAAGGGAGATCAGCATGAGCCGAAGCAAATTCTTCACAACAACTTTTTTGGTCTGCGCGGCATTCGTTGCATTGCCGTCCAACATTCTTGCCGACAGTGCCGACGCGGACGGCCTCCACATCGGCTGGGCGTCGGCCGACATCACGCCCGAGCAGCCTGTCGTTCTCACCGGATTCTCCCGCGCCAGGGTTTCCGCAGGCGTGTTGGATCCGATCACGGCTACGGCCCTGGTTCTCGATTCGGTACAGGGCGGCAAGTCGTCGGAAAAGGTCGTAATGATTTCGCTCGATCTGATCGGCGTCAGCAATGATCTTCGCGATCAGGTGCGAGAAAAGGTCTCCCAGTCGCTGCCGGAAATTGACCCGAACAAGGTCATGCTGAACGCAACCCACACCCACTGCGCCCCGGAAACCCGCACGAACACCGAGATGGCCGCCAAACTCGGCGAGCTCGGACTCGAAGTGCCGGCGGCATGGTCGCGCTGGGGAATGGACCTCGGCGTCATGTCGCCGCTGGAATATGTCGAGTTCGCCGCCACACGAATTGCCGCCGCAGTCGAGAAGGCGTGGAAAAGACGTAAACCCGGCGGTGTGAGCTTCGGCCTGGGCCATGCTGTGGTGGGGCAAAACCGGCTCACGTCCTATTACGACGGCAACTCGCGGATGTACGGTACGACCGACCGCCCCGACTTCAGCCACATCGAAGGCTACGAAGATCATTCCGTCGGCCTGCTGTATACCTGGGACGCTGAGGAAAAGCTGACAGGCGTGGCCGTCAACATCGCCTGCCCGTCGCAAGCTAGCGGAGGCTCGCGAATCACCGCCGACTTCTGGCACGAAACACGCATTGAACTGCGGAAACGGTTGGGCGAAGACCTTTTCATCTTTCCGCAGTGCTCCGCCGCTGGCGACCAGTCGCCAAGCGTTCTGGTCGACAAGAGGGCGGAGGCCCGCATGCAACGCTTCACCGGGCGAAACCGCCGCCAGCAGATCGCCGTGCGGATCGCCGATGCCGTTACCTCGGTTCTTCCCATTATGGAGAAACATATCGACCGGGCGCCTCTTCTCGCCCATCGCATGGATCAGGTCGAACTGCCTCGGCGTCGCTTAACCGCGGAGGACATCAAGACACCGCGGAGTACACACCATCGCCCCGAAACCGAAACGGTGGAACAGGCGTTCGACCGCCTGCTCGGCGAATATCGCAAAATGCGTGAGGAACTCGAAGAGCACCCCCAGCGGAAAGAGAAGCCGGGTTGGTACAGTTCCATGACGGCGGTCTTCTGGCGGCTGAGCCGGGCGTCGCGCGTGCTGGACCGCTACGAATTGCAGCAGACGCAGCCGACTATGCCGGTTGAAGTCCACGTCGTTCGCCTGGGAGACATGGCGATTGCCACGAACCCATTTGAACTTTATCTCGACTATGGCGTGCAAATCAAAGCCCGCAGCAAGGCCGTGCAAACCTTCGTAGTCGAACTGGCCAACGGCAGCGGGGCAGGCTACCTTCCGACCGCGCGCTCCGTGGCTGGCGGCGGTTACGGCGCCATTCCCGAAAGCACCGAGATCGGCCCCGAAGGCGGCCGTGTGCTGGTGGAAGAGACCTTGAAGATGATCGATTCCCTTTGGGACGAGAAGTAGGGCGGCAACGCCTCGGCGAGTCAAGCGTATGCGCGGACCGGCAAGAAGGTGTTGCCGCCGCTGGAGCGGTTCTTCAATGAGACGGCAAGGCGGATCGCACGGTGGCCCAACTCGTCAAACCGTGCCGCGGCGCTGAGGAGATGGGCCGTAAGCCAGAACAATTGGTCTTTCGATTGTCACCTCTTGATTTGTGGGATATCACAGTCAGTTCCATCCAACTTAGGACTCAAAAACAAGTCCGCCCCCTGCAACGCCCCAAGGACTCACGCGGTAAAACGAAAGAACTTCTGCACAGGTGCTTAACAGCAGAAGAGCCCGACAACGAAGCCTCGTGCCGGGAAGATGTTTGGCAATGGGCCGTGTAATCGCCACAGGTATTGAAGGAACGTTCCACGACACCCTTGCTGGGATGCTTGATCGGTTCATCCTTCACCGAGTTCTGCGGCCAAGCAAGGGAACCATCCGTCTTCGGCTCGCTGCATTTACCGGATGCCGCATGGGCAATTATGGCAAGACGAAGGAATCCGGCCAACCGTATTTTTGTGAGCGTTCGCATGGCTGATTCGGCAACAGCTTCCTTCTGGTTGAAGGATGGCATCGCCCCGGTCAAGCCGCTTGGCTGTTCGAGGCCTCGACATCAAGGAAGACTGAAATTCGCTTTAGGATCTAGTGAAAAACAACTTCGATGTTTGATAGGTTAGCGCGATGCCAGAGAACCTGACATGCTCCCCCCTGAGCGTCTGCCTTGTGCGCTGCCCGACAGGATGCCGAGGCGAGTGAGCAAAGGATCCTACGTCGGCACGACGAAGGATTCAAACCATCCCAGACGAACGGGAATCGAGGGAACGCCCAGAAGTCGATGCGATGCGTAGCCACACGCGGAAATCCGAAGACCCGTTTCACGAGCATTCATAAAGTGCTCTGTCCCTCTTTTGACCTTCAACTTGTTATCAAGTATCCGGCCTTTCCAAGGCGAAATCGACGTTATTGTTCTCACCTGGCTTGACGTTGACGGTGAGCGTGCTGGTTGTATTGTACTGAGACGGTACGATCTGCTCGATCATGTCGACCATCGTGCCAGGAGGTTCCGGAGGGCCAGCCTCAATTTGCTGGCCGGTCTTCTGCATGCTGGTGATTTGAACCTGATGCATTCCGATCACAGCTCCTTTTTTCGCCGGAACCGCATACACCCCGTTCACAATTTGA
It contains:
- a CDS encoding neutral/alkaline non-lysosomal ceramidase N-terminal domain-containing protein, which produces MSRSKFFTTTFLVCAAFVALPSNILADSADADGLHIGWASADITPEQPVVLTGFSRARVSAGVLDPITATALVLDSVQGGKSSEKVVMISLDLIGVSNDLRDQVREKVSQSLPEIDPNKVMLNATHTHCAPETRTNTEMAAKLGELGLEVPAAWSRWGMDLGVMSPLEYVEFAATRIAAAVEKAWKRRKPGGVSFGLGHAVVGQNRLTSYYDGNSRMYGTTDRPDFSHIEGYEDHSVGLLYTWDAEEKLTGVAVNIACPSQASGGSRITADFWHETRIELRKRLGEDLFIFPQCSAAGDQSPSVLVDKRAEARMQRFTGRNRRQQIAVRIADAVTSVLPIMEKHIDRAPLLAHRMDQVELPRRRLTAEDIKTPRSTHHRPETETVEQAFDRLLGEYRKMREELEEHPQRKEKPGWYSSMTAVFWRLSRASRVLDRYELQQTQPTMPVEVHVVRLGDMAIATNPFELYLDYGVQIKARSKAVQTFVVELANGSGAGYLPTARSVAGGGYGAIPESTEIGPEGGRVLVEETLKMIDSLWDEK
- a CDS encoding transposase, coding for MVNFAHPPLSRDPLVLFPEKLDRAIPERHIGQPPIHPRVIASIVLCRFLCRICTSRTLEESLTDRNNFRWLLEGRTIDHTTICKFRQKNSEALKELFVQIVLVARDLGHVPLETLGFNGTRMRADNRTLMAEERTLSRTTVFRWRRRCDSGATPISVILELISVPQKRGCAEH
- a CDS encoding neutral/alkaline non-lysosomal ceramidase N-terminal domain-containing protein, translated to MNRLIGLYMMRCSVFALIGSLFVFHFCVAGETQFRAGAAVADVTPQPGVSLDGAISKNGPVVGIHDRLHARALVLDDGATRLAIVICDACMIEREVFDAAKSLVQQQSGLPTDRMLMAATHTHAAVRVTHIGTDPIDDEYHRFFARRIADAVLQAEQNLAPAQIGHASFNKPEFVRCRRFLCEPGSVDVNPFGTAGERIKSVAGRSSAVIGPAGPVDPQFSVVSIRHADGAPLAVLGNFSVHYTGGYQRGMVSADYFGHYATALQSKMHAGTEHPPFVGMMSNGTSGNTSVIRGDGKQYAPFEWMAVAARMLASETEHAIKAIEHRSDVTLDMHQSELELAVRRPDEARLAWANAVLANPAGPHPHRWSKIYADEALHLHEYPSTMKIKLQAIRIGDVAIAAVPCEVFAETGLAIKQQSQHPATFTIELANGYGGYLPPPKQHELGGYETWPARSSLLEVTAEPKILAESLKLLESIVEDKTGRRAP